TATTCTTAACTTTTTCTTGACCTATGTATTCATTAATCCATTTAGGTCTTAAGGACATTTCATTATCCACATCTTCTATTTTTAAAGATCTTGTTACGATTCTGTTGTCTTCATCATACATTTTATCAAAACCTCTTTCTATTTTTTAGACAACTTATTTAAAGCTACCCGTATTATGTCTTCAGCAGCCATATTGTTTATTTCTAATTTACTTAACACTCTAGTAGCTTCATTTCTTGTATAGCCTAAGGATATTAACCCGTATAAAGCATCATGATAATTATCAGTCTTTACAGAGACAGGTTCTTCACCAATAATAATATTATCATCTATTCTATCTTTTAATTCAAGTATCATTCTATTAGCAGTTTTTTTCCCTACTCCAGGTGCAGTACATAAAGCTTTAACATCATTGTTAAGTAT
This region of Tissierellales bacterium genomic DNA includes:
- a CDS encoding helix-hairpin-helix domain-containing protein; this translates as ILNNDVKALCTAPGVGKKTANRMILELKDRIDDNIIIGEEPVSVKTDNYHDALYGLISLGYTRNEATRVLSKLEINNMAAEDIIRVALNKLSKK